The Falco peregrinus isolate bFalPer1 chromosome 1, bFalPer1.pri, whole genome shotgun sequence genome has a window encoding:
- the LOC101911261 gene encoding inverted formin-2 gives MDRWGSVRAADATAQHVGGTRSGSQARRWKDKLFIMSVKKEGAHKKWAALKEKLGPQETDQSEANLENAEPELCIRLLQMPSVVNYSGLKKRLENSDDTWMVQFLELCGLDLLLEALDRLSGRGVARISDALLQLTCINCVRAVMNSHKGIEYIVNNEGYVRKLFQALDTTNVMVKKQIFELLAALCIYSSDGHALALDALDHYKSVKNQQYRFSVIMNELSNTDNVPYMVTLLSAINAIILGKEELRTRTQIRNEFIGLQLLDILDKLR, from the exons ATGGACCGGTGGGGGTCGGTCCGGGCTGCAGATGCAACAGCGCAGCACGTAGGTGGGACAAGGTCCGGATCGCAGGCGCGGCGATGGAAG gacaAACTGTTCATAATGTCAGTCAAAAAGGAAGGTGCCCACAAGAAGTGGGCTGCCCTGAAGGAGAAACTCGGACCCCAGGAGACTGACCAGTCGGAGGCTAACCTGGAGAATGCTGAGCCAGAGCTGTGCATCCGTCTCCTGCAAATGCCGTCAGTGGTGAACTACTCCGGGCTGAAGAAGCGGCTGGAGAACAGCGATGACACCTGGATGGTTCAGTTCCTGGAGCTGTGTGGGCTGGACCTCCTCCTGGAGGCCCTAGACAGGCTGTCTGGGCGAGGAGTGGCCAGGATTTCTGATGCCTTGCTCCAGCTCACTTGCATTAACTGTGTGCGAGCAGTCATGAACTCCCACAAAGGCATCGAATACATCGTGAACAACGAGGGCTACGTCAGAAAGCTCTTCCAAG CACTTGATACAACTAATGTCATGgtcaaaaagcaaatatttgaacTCTTGGCTGCATTGTGCATTTACTCATCAGATGGCCACGCTTTGGCTTTGGATGCCTTGGACCATTACAAG AGTGTGAAGAACCAGCAGTATCGATTCAGCGTCATAATGAACGAGCTCTCCAACACAGACAACGTGCCATACATGGTGACACTGCTGAGTGCTATCAATGCCATCATACTGGGGAAAGAAGAGCTAAGAACAAGGACACAAATCAGAAACGAGTTCATAG ggCTTCAGCTGTTGGATATTTTAGACAAGCTAAGGTAA